ATTTGGCAAAAAGTATCTTTCCTGAGATATTCATCTGATTGGTCAAACAATATCCAGACAAAAAGTTAAAGTTCTTTTAAAATACTTGAATGTCTGAATGTTTTGTGCCACAAACAAAATATGCATTATGCTATAACCAGGACTCCACAGTAAGACCCAGTAAGTTATACAGTTTCCTGTTAGTGGTTTGACTTGCATGCTCTTCGCAAACATACTGTGCTGCAAATAGGTGAGAAAGTTGGGGTGGATTTAAAACCTTCAGGTTTGTTTGCCCCCAAGCTGAAGCAGAACCGTTACAGTTAAAGTATCTATAGGCTGATAAGTGAAGAAAGACTAATGAATAATTCggttttgaaaaagtatttctctaCCAAAAAAGGCGAACAGATTGGCAGATTAAAGAAAGTGAATAAAGAAATTAACAGCATATTTTGTTTATGAGTCACTGGTTCATTTCCACTTCTATTACTAGTATGTTGTGCAGTTTGCCAGGAGCTCTCCTGTCTTCAAAAAACACGTATAGTGGATTATAGATTGATTAGAGTGCTTTAGAAAAGTTGCATCTCtcctaattattttatttgtggttttttAAACCAAGGTTTTGTGTATTTAATTTATCTATATCTACATGGTACATGTTGGTTATCTTTGTTCAATAGAGTTATGCTGCTAAACAATATGATACACAGCACACCCAGAATTAAATTGTAGTGAAGATATGTATAATAGCCTTAacaatttttaagatttttgtttttacctccaTTACTATCCTCCTCAATGCATGTGGTGGCAAGATAAGCCTGGGCTCTCATGTTGGTCctgtttgtcacagtttcagTTTCCTGACTGTAGGTATCAGCAGCTTTAGTCAAGAAGCCATTTTCTGACTTGCAAAGATTAACACACATCTGCTCATTTAAATGGCATTTCTCATCTCCTTCCTGTTTTGAAGAATGGCTAAGAGTAAAAATCCTCTGACGTGTACAATAGCTTTAACATTTAGTCATGTGTCTATCCCATGAAAACAGGAGGTTTTGGATTTTGAATTATAGAATAGTGCACCCGAACACCTCAGATCTGACTTTTCACTTTCAAGAACTGCTATTCTCCATGTTCCTTCGAAACCTCTTATTCAACACAGTCGGCATCCTGAAATCTACAAAATATGCGAAGCTCATGACCTTGTCATTTGTTATGCtcaaaatattttgtcttaatGTCAACCAATACATGTCCAAGTctttatttgattaaaattatttttctaatttagGAATTCAAAATGCTTTGACGTTATCTGGGATTAGGCATAACTTTAACTCCTGATAACTGATGGAGTTAAAACCTGTGAGTTTGAAACTGTGTATTCAGTGCAATcgtgatgtttaaaaaaattatgtgaAAAGAACCACGGTGATTTTTATAgtaataaattgttttatttaaagaggtctaagtttaaaaaaatacaaatacattttacattggCCTTCTAATGCAAGATAGCACTCATATTACCCAAAGTTTCCCTCTGATTGGTTAAATGGCACTTCATGAACTCTCCTCCCCTGGAAACTTGGCTCCCGTTTAGCTAGTGAGTTCTGCTGCAGACCAAACCCTAGAAGCTATCAGGAAGGATTTCTCGGACCAGGTCAGAGAGGACTGAGATTTGGTtgtgataaatgtttttgtgtgtgttacgTAATGTTCTGTTATTGTTGTGTGAACTTCCCGAAAGACCttgccttatttttttttccacaacttGTGCGTCATGTACTATCTTTCCTTATGTAAGATGCTATTCATATCAGCAACCCGGTTCCTATAGTTTCTCTAAAAACAGTGTATCTTCTTCATTTTAACGTGATATTTGGACCTAATCTTTGCAGAGAATCTGCTGGTATTGCTTACACATAAAAGCATATTAAAGGCCAGGGGAGATTCATAAAATATTACCAACTGAGAAGGTGAAGCAGTAACATTAGGTAATAatatagaaaaacagaaaaatgtttatatgcAGAAGAATAAAGTTTGATCTAATTAGATAAAAAAGTGACGATTCAGAGAGACATATGATGACCcatgattatttttttctcatcctTTTGGAAAAGAAGCAGCTCAAGCAAATCCTCTACCTGCAACATAGAGAGACGAAAACAAATCATTAGGGGGCATATAAAGTGtaaaatgtcctttttcagATCAAAGTATATATTTTAACTCTTTTAGATAGTTATTGTGATCTAATTAAGGAAAGAAGAACTTCTGTTACGCCTACGTCTGACATCGATAGTGATGAAATGTCCCATTGCTTGCTCTCCAGTCAGACATGTAGCTTTGCACTGATATCGACCCTTGTCCTTTGTTGTCACACTGATAATCTCAGTCACGACTTGTCTGCGTCTCTTTGTGTCGTTGGTTGTCTCGTTGACTGTAGTGAAGTACCGCTTAGGGTCAGTCAGCTCCATGCTTTTTTCAGTATTCTTTGCGATCTCATGCCACACCACATGCACCATTCCACACTTCTGAGGGTCATAATTTGCCTCACAAGATAGTTTGGCTGAGGATCCTGTAAAAGCAATGAAGGTTGTCTGAGGGTAAACAACCTCTAAGTAATCTGTAACATGAGAAGAGAAAGCATGAATTATTAGGAGGTTTGTATCTGGTTGTAGACTCATAATGAGCCTTCTTTATTCTCTTTGCAAACGTAAGGCATAATCGATTCTATCTCCACTAAATATACAATCAGGAGCAAAATAACGTGTCCATGACTGTCACTGcaatcacataaaaataaaaaacgacGCCTTTACAGCTTCaaaagattttaaacagaaacttgAAGCAAGGTGCTGATAATCAGAtgaactacactgctcaaaaaaataaagggaacactcaaaaaccacatcctagatctgaatgaacgAAATATTCtgattgaatactttgttctgtacaaaattgaatgtgctgacaacaaaatcacacaaaaatcatcaatggaaatcaaatttattaaccaatggaggcctggatttggagtcacacacaaaattaaagtggaaaaactcactagaggctgatccaactttgatgtaatgtccttaaaacaagtcaaaatgaggctcagtattgtgtgtggcctacacatgcctgtatgacctcatgctaccacgagtgtgaaagcaccaccaacattcaaaagtgaccaaaacatcagccagaaagcattggtactgagaagtggtctgtggtcctcacctgcagaaccactcctttattgagggtgtcttgctaatcaccaaagatttccccctgttgtctattccatttgcacatcATGTGAagttgattgtcaatcagtgttgcttcctaagtggacagtttgatttcacagaagtttgatttacttggagttatattgtgttgtttaagtgttccctttatttttttgagcagtgtagaatAGATCACCAGCAAGTGTGACCACCTCCGTAAAAGTAagattttgttaattttgttaGTGCTCGTTTGTAGCATACAGGTTTGTGTGAACGCAAAGACAGCAATATGACCTCAGATTGAGATAAGTTAGCATGTTAAATATTACAGTTCATGACAGTACATTAGAAAAGACAAACCAAGTATGGCTTGTTTGAAACAGTTGCCAGAAAATACCCCTTTTTTCTACTTAGGTTTGCAAACCATGATCTAAATGACTACAAACCTTCTGCAACAATGTCTCTTGGACATTGTTCCAATATCTGTTAGATATCTGTTGGATAGTTGAGACTACAGATGCTTGGTCACAATGCACAGTGCaatgtttgaataaaatgtCACACAGAATAACAGCATACCCAAACACGTTACAAACCATTAAGCATAGCGGCAGAGGGTTgatgattttttgtttgttttaaagccaCAGGATCCTGATTGTTGTGCCACCCATGAACCTTTCTGCATACCATGCAGTAAGTATTTTATTATCAAATTTGAGGACATCAGTCACACACCTACAGTTTGGATAAAATCGGGTTATGATCTCAAAAACAGCATAAAATCTTCAACAAAATGACTAGGGTGTtgtaatggcccagtcaaagtccagaactcaATCCGATTGTAGTGCAGTGTTGGGACAAATGACTACATACCTCAATGATCTGAAATAATGTTGAAGAGAGGGCAATAACACTTACTCAACAATGCAAACGTGCAACAGTCATGTAGAAACTAGTTGCTTTAAGTAACTGCTGCTAAAAGTGCTTCTGCACGATGTTGAATCatagggtgtacttagttttttctATTACTGCAGTAAGAGAATAAAGTCGTAAGAAAAAACCTCTAATGACTCTACCGATAACGTTCATTACACCATTGTACTGAGAAGTAACTGATAACTGCATTTGtccaaaggaaataaaatatttgtatgtGTAACTTTCATGGTTAATAATTAACACAAGTAAACTGATTAATATGAACCCCAGGAGaatgttaaaaaacaacagaagttaaggttttattgtaattttataaAGAACTTTCTTCATCAactttcatgcttttattttgaaatct
This genomic stretch from Girardinichthys multiradiatus isolate DD_20200921_A chromosome 3, DD_fGirMul_XY1, whole genome shotgun sequence harbors:
- the zgc:174945 gene encoding uncharacterized protein zgc:174945 produces the protein MVFFTGPTLLLLMTLSLLSAEETDYLEVVYPQTTFIAFTGSSAKLSCEANYDPQKCGMVHVVWHEIAKNTEKSMELTDPKRYFTTVNETTNDTKRRRQVVTEIISVTTKDKGRYQCKATCLTGEQAMGHFITIDVRRRGFA